A single genomic interval of Pan paniscus chromosome 18, NHGRI_mPanPan1-v2.0_pri, whole genome shotgun sequence harbors:
- the PRM3 gene encoding protamine-3 — MGSRCAKLNTGHSPGHSTGHSTGHSTGHGRGHESSMKKLVACVSKDNFSLSSAGEEEEEEEEEGEEEEKEELPVQGKLLLLEPERQEEGQKDNAEAQQSPEPKQTPS, encoded by the coding sequence ATGGGTTCCCGCTGTGCCAAGCTCAACACAGGCCACAGCCCAGGCCACAGCACAGGCCACAGCACGGGCCACAGCACGGGCCACGGCCGGGGCCACGAATCCTCCATGAAAAAGCTCGTGGCCTGTGTGAGTAAGGATAACTTCTCCTTGTCATCAGCGGgcgaggaagaggaggaagaggaggaggagggggaagaggaggagaaagaagagctgCCAGTGCAGGgcaagctgctgctgctggagcCTGAGCGGCAGGAGGAGGGCCAGAAGGACAACGCCGAGGCCCAGCAGAGCCCCGAGCCCAAGCAGACACCCTCCTGA
- the PRM2 gene encoding protamine-2 isoform X2: MVRYRVRSPSEPSHEVYRQQLHGQEQGHHGQEEQGLSPEHVEVYERTHGHSHYRRRHCSRRRLRRIHRQQHRSCRRRKRRSCRHRRRHRRESLGAPLNQNFLSQKAAEPGGEHAESTKLPGPLTPSWKLRKSRPKHQVRP, translated from the exons ATGGTCCGATACCGCGTGAGGAGCCCGAGCGAACCCTCGCACGAGGTGTACAGGCAGCAGTTGCATGGGCAAGAGCAAGGACACCACGGCCAAGAGGAGCAAGGGCTGAGCCCGGAGCACGTCGAGGTCTACGAGAGGACCCACGGCCATTCTCACTATAGGCGCAGACACTGCTCTCGAAGGAGGCTGCGCCGGATCCACAGACAGCAGCATCGCTCCTGCAGAAGGCGCAAAAGACGCTCCTGCAGGCACCGGAGGAGGCATCGCAGAG AGTCCCTAGGTGCCCCCCTCAACCAGAACTTTCTTTCCCAAAAGGCTGCAGAACCAGGAGGAGAACATGCAGAAAGCACTAAGCTTCCTGGGCCCCTCACCCCCAGctggaaattaagaaaaagtcgCCCGAAACACCAAGTGAGGCCATAG
- the PRM2 gene encoding protamine-2 isoform X1: MVRYRVRSPSEPSHEVYRQQLHGQEQGHHGQEEQGLSPEHVEVYERTHGHSHYRRRHCSRRRLRRIHRQQHRSCRRRKRRSCRHRRRHRRGCRTRRRTCRKH; the protein is encoded by the exons ATGGTCCGATACCGCGTGAGGAGCCCGAGCGAACCCTCGCACGAGGTGTACAGGCAGCAGTTGCATGGGCAAGAGCAAGGACACCACGGCCAAGAGGAGCAAGGGCTGAGCCCGGAGCACGTCGAGGTCTACGAGAGGACCCACGGCCATTCTCACTATAGGCGCAGACACTGCTCTCGAAGGAGGCTGCGCCGGATCCACAGACAGCAGCATCGCTCCTGCAGAAGGCGCAAAAGACGCTCCTGCAGGCACCGGAGGAGGCATCGCAGAG GCTGCAGAACCAGGAGGAGAACATGCAGAAAGCACTAA
- the PRM1 gene encoding sperm protamine P1, producing MARYRCCRSQSRSRCYRQRRSRRRKRQSCQTQRRAMRCCRRRSRLRRRRH from the exons ATGGCCAGGTACAGATGCTGTCGCAGCCAGAGCCGGAGCAGATGTTACCGCCAGAGACGAAGTCGCAGACGAAAGAGGCAGAGCTGCCAGACACAGAGGAGAGCCATGA GGTGCTGCCGCCGCAGGTCCAGACTGAGACGTAGAAGACACTAA